Proteins found in one Epinephelus fuscoguttatus linkage group LG4, E.fuscoguttatus.final_Chr_v1 genomic segment:
- the LOC125887955 gene encoding histone H3-like yields MARTKQTARKSTGGKAPRKQLATKAARKSAPATGGVKKPHRYRPGTVALREIRRYQKSTELLIRKLPFQRLVREIAQDFKTDLRFQSSAVMALQESSEAYLVGLFEDTNLCAIHAKRVTIMPKDIQLARRIRGERA; encoded by the coding sequence ATGGCAAGAACCAAGCAGACCGCTCGTAAATCCACCGGAGGCAAAGCCCCGAGGAAGCAGCTGGCCACCAAGGCTGCCCGTAAGAGCGCCCCGGCCACCGGCGGCGTGAAGAAGCCTCACCGTTACAGGCCCGGTACCGTGGCTCTGAGAGAGATCCGTCGCTACCAGAAATCCACCGAGCTGCTGATCCGCAAGCTGCCCTTCCAGCGCCTGGTCCGAGAAATCGCTCAGGATTTCAAGACCGACCTGCGCTTCCAGAGCTCCGCTGTCATGGCTCTGCAGGAGTCCAGTGAGGCTTACCTGGTGGGCCTGTTTGAGGACACCAACCTGTGCGCCATCCACGCCAAGAGAGTCACCATCATGCCCAAAGACATCCAGCTGGCCCGTCGCATCCGCGGAGAGAGAGCTTaa